A DNA window from Camelina sativa cultivar DH55 chromosome 17, Cs, whole genome shotgun sequence contains the following coding sequences:
- the LOC104756709 gene encoding axial regulator YABBY 4-like, with protein MTKIPNMTTTLNHLFDLPGQICHVQCGFCTTILLVSVPYTSLSMVVTVRCGHCTSLLSVNLMKASFIPLHLLASLSNLDEAGKEEVAATDGVEEEALKVNSQEKENSPTTLVSSSDNEDEDVSRVYQVVNKPPEKRQRAPSAYNCFIKEEIRRLKAQNPSMAHKEAFSLAAKNWAHFPPVNNKRATSDYCFCEEDNNAIPPFNALEDHEESNNGFRERKAQRHSIWGKSPFE; from the exons ATGACAAAAATCCCCAACATGACGACAACACTCAACCATCTGTTTGATCTGCCGGGGCAGATTTGCCATGTCCAGTGTGGTTTTTGCACCACTATTTTGCTG GTGAGTGTACCGTACACAAGCCTATCAATGGTGGTGACTGTGAGATGTGGACACTGCACAAGCCTTCTCTCTGTCAATTTGATGAAGGCTTCCTTCATTCCTCTCCATCTCCTTGCTTCTCTGTCAAATCTCGATGAG GCGGGAAAAGAGGAGGTCGCAGCAACGGATGGtgtggaagaagaagcattGAAGGTGAATTCTCAGGAGAAGGAGAACAGTCCAACGACTTTGGTTTCATCTTCagacaatgaagatgaagacgtGTCTCGTGTTTACCAAGTTGTCAATAAGC CACCTGAGAAACGACAAAGAGCTCCTTCAGCTTACAATTGCTTCATCAA GGAAGAGATCAGGAGGTTAAAGGCTCAGAATCCAAGCATGGCTCACAAGGAAGCTTTCAGCCTAGCtgctaaaaat TGGGCTCATTTCCCTCCAGTGAACAACAAGAGAGCTACTTCAGATTATTGTTTTTGTGAGGAAGATAACAATGCAATACCACCATTCAATGCCCTCGAG GACCATGAAGAAAGCAATAATGGGTTCCGAGAGAGAAAGGCTCAGAGGCATTCCATTTGGGGGAAATCTCCATTTGAGTAA